A genome region from Mesorhizobium sp. B2-1-8 includes the following:
- a CDS encoding VOC family protein: protein MLDQIRGLHHVTSMARDARQNNDFFTHKLGLRRVKKTVNFDAPDVYHLYYGDEVGTPGSVMTYFPFPNIGKGRHGVGEVGTTVYSVPEGTLAYWEKRFTDEGVTNVSREESFGEKRLGFAGPDGDGFALVEDKADSRAPWVKGGIPADEAIRGFHSVSLRLKDGGATEELLKFMGYEEVDKSGNVRRLAVKNGNGADVVDIESLPTAPFADLGAGSVHHVAFAVENRAKQLEVRKALMDTGYGVTPVMDRDYFWAIYFRTPGGVLFEVATNEPGFDRDEDTAHLGEALKLPTQHQHLRPYLEQHLQKLEG from the coding sequence ATGCTCGACCAGATCAGGGGCCTGCATCACGTCACCTCGATGGCCAGGGATGCACGGCAGAACAATGATTTCTTCACCCACAAGCTCGGCCTACGCCGGGTCAAGAAGACGGTCAATTTCGACGCGCCGGACGTCTATCACCTCTATTACGGCGACGAGGTCGGAACGCCGGGTTCGGTGATGACCTATTTTCCGTTTCCCAACATCGGTAAGGGCCGCCATGGGGTCGGCGAAGTCGGTACCACGGTCTACTCCGTGCCCGAAGGCACGCTCGCCTATTGGGAAAAACGCTTCACCGACGAAGGCGTAACCAATGTCTCCCGCGAGGAAAGCTTTGGCGAGAAGCGGCTCGGATTTGCCGGTCCGGACGGCGACGGCTTTGCCCTTGTCGAGGACAAGGCCGACAGCAGAGCGCCATGGGTGAAGGGCGGCATTCCGGCAGACGAGGCGATCCGCGGTTTTCACTCGGTTTCGCTCAGGCTGAAAGATGGTGGCGCCACCGAGGAGCTGCTGAAGTTCATGGGCTACGAGGAGGTCGACAAGTCAGGCAATGTCAGGCGGCTCGCCGTCAAGAACGGCAATGGCGCCGATGTCGTCGACATCGAATCGCTGCCGACCGCGCCCTTCGCCGATCTCGGCGCCGGCTCCGTCCACCATGTCGCTTTTGCCGTCGAGAACCGCGCCAAGCAGCTCGAAGTGCGCAAGGCGCTGATGGATACGGGCTATGGCGTGACGCCGGTGATGGACCGCGACTATTTCTGGGCGATCTATTTCCGCACGCCGGGCGGCGTGCTGTTCGAAGTGGCCACCAACGAGCCGGGCTTCGACCGTGACGAGGACACCGCTCATCTCGGCGAG